A genomic segment from Bradyrhizobium sp. CB1015 encodes:
- a CDS encoding DUF6894 family protein: MAPTRYFFTVMDGKLVVDEEGALCSPWREMRLQAIEMAGHYLRDLAPPLSERA, translated from the coding sequence ATGGCTCCTACCCGATACTTCTTCACCGTTATGGACGGCAAACTCGTCGTGGACGAGGAGGGTGCCCTCTGTTCGCCTTGGAGAGAGATGCGCTTACAAGCCATCGAAATGGCCGGGCACTACCTAAGAGATCTTGCTCCCCCATTATCTGAGCGCGCTTGA